One Tolypothrix bouteillei VB521301 DNA window includes the following coding sequences:
- a CDS encoding M16 family metallopeptidase codes for MVVVLLWWGLLPGVAVARTQTPKTTQTSIQPYLNRVIKQLTEFRLNNGMKFIVLERHQAPVVSFLTYADVGGVDEPNGKTGVAHFLEHLAFKGTTLIGTENYKVEKPLLDSLDQIAAQIKTAKAAGKQDEAARLQTEFEKVEAQAAKVVEQNELGRIVEQAGGVGLNANTSTEATRYFYSFPSNKLELWMSLESERFLDPVLRREFFKEKDVILEERRLRVENSPIGMMIEKFVDAAFKVHPYRRPVIGYDEDIRNLSTDDVQKFFDTHYVPSNLTIAVVGDVNPTEVKRLAEIYFGRFKAKPKFITKLPTEPKQTQTREVTLEFPSQPWYLEGYHRPAITHPDQAVYEIIGSLLSDGRTSRLYKSLVEKQRLALAAQGFSGFPGDKYPNLMLFYTLTAPGHTVDEVAVALRKEIDRLKTEPVSATELERVKTQARAGLLRTLDSNMGMAQQLLEYEVKTGSWRNLFKQLDAIEAVTTADIQRVAKATFSPENRTIGKLLSKQGSKG; via the coding sequence ATGGTGGTAGTACTTCTTTGGTGGGGTTTGCTACCTGGAGTTGCTGTCGCAAGAACACAAACCCCCAAAACCACTCAAACTTCGATTCAACCGTATTTAAATCGCGTTATTAAGCAGTTAACAGAGTTCCGCCTGAACAATGGTATGAAGTTCATTGTTCTAGAACGCCATCAAGCACCTGTTGTTTCCTTTTTAACTTATGCTGATGTAGGTGGAGTAGATGAACCTAATGGAAAAACAGGTGTAGCCCACTTTCTAGAACATTTGGCATTTAAAGGAACAACACTTATTGGTACGGAAAACTACAAAGTAGAAAAACCATTACTAGATAGCTTGGATCAAATAGCAGCACAAATCAAAACAGCAAAAGCTGCTGGAAAACAGGATGAAGCGGCTAGGTTACAAACTGAATTTGAGAAAGTAGAAGCTCAAGCTGCCAAGGTTGTAGAACAAAACGAACTCGGGCGAATTGTAGAACAAGCAGGCGGTGTAGGCTTAAACGCCAATACATCTACAGAAGCAACCCGTTATTTTTACAGTTTTCCTTCCAACAAATTAGAACTGTGGATGTCCCTCGAATCCGAAAGATTTCTCGACCCCGTTCTTCGGCGCGAGTTTTTTAAAGAAAAAGATGTCATCCTAGAAGAACGACGGCTGCGGGTGGAAAATTCCCCAATTGGAATGATGATTGAAAAGTTTGTTGATGCTGCTTTCAAAGTCCATCCTTACAGGCGTCCGGTTATTGGTTATGACGAAGATATCCGCAATTTGTCAACCGATGACGTGCAAAAGTTTTTTGACACACATTATGTCCCGAGTAACTTGACAATTGCTGTTGTTGGTGATGTCAATCCAACTGAAGTCAAAAGACTGGCAGAAATCTACTTTGGACGCTTTAAAGCAAAACCAAAATTTATTACCAAACTTCCAACAGAACCAAAGCAGACACAAACAAGAGAAGTAACTTTAGAATTCCCGTCGCAACCTTGGTACTTAGAAGGTTACCACCGTCCGGCAATCACTCATCCCGACCAAGCCGTATATGAGATTATAGGTAGTTTGCTAAGTGATGGGCGAACTTCACGGTTGTATAAGTCCTTGGTAGAAAAACAACGATTGGCACTAGCCGCACAGGGATTTAGCGGATTTCCAGGAGATAAATATCCTAATTTGATGTTATTTTATACTCTCACGGCTCCCGGTCATACGGTTGATGAAGTGGCAGTGGCTTTGCGAAAGGAAATAGATAGGTTGAAAACGGAACCTGTTTCAGCGACGGAGCTAGAGCGCGTGAAAACACAAGCTAGGGCAGGTTTATTGCGTACATTGGATTCTAATATGGGAATGGCGCAGCAGTTGTTGGAGTATGAAGTGAAAACTGGTTCTTGGCGGAATTTGTTTAAGCAATTAGACGCAATTGAAGCGGTAACAACTGCTGATATTCAGCGAGTGGCAAAAGCAACATTTTCACCAGAAAATCGTACTATTGGTAAGCTGTTGTCGAAACAAGGGTCAAAGGGATGA
- the ffh gene encoding signal recognition particle protein translates to MFEALADRLEAAWKKVRGQDKISQSNIQEALKEVRRALLEADVNLQVVKDFITEVETKAQGAEVIAGVRPDQQFIKIVHDELVKVMGEENVPLAQADRAPTIVLMAGLQGTGKTTATAKLALHLRKLERSCLMVATDIYRPAAIDQLVTLGKQIEVPVFEMGIDANPVEIARQGVERAKAEGVDTVIIDTAGRLQIDEDMMAELARIKEVVRPHETLLVVDAMTGQEAANLTRTFHQQIGITGAILTKMDGDSRGGAALSVRQISGSPIKFVGVGEKVEALQPFYPDRMASRILGMGDVLTLVEKAQEEIDLADAEKMQEKILSAKFDFTDFLKQMRLLKNMGSLGGLLKLIPGMNKISDDQLRQGETQLKRCEAMINSMTAEERRDPDLLASSPSRRKRIAKGSGYKETDVSKLVGDFQKMRNLMQQMGQGRFPGGMPGMFGGGGMGDPYAASNRPAAPGWRGYTGGASPKKKPKKDKKKKGFGTL, encoded by the coding sequence ATGTTTGAAGCACTAGCTGACCGTTTAGAAGCTGCCTGGAAGAAAGTCCGGGGTCAGGACAAAATCTCCCAATCTAACATCCAAGAGGCTTTAAAGGAAGTACGTCGCGCCCTGTTGGAAGCAGATGTCAATCTCCAGGTAGTTAAAGATTTTATTACCGAAGTTGAAACCAAAGCGCAGGGGGCTGAGGTCATTGCTGGGGTACGACCCGATCAACAGTTCATCAAAATAGTTCATGATGAGCTAGTAAAAGTGATGGGAGAAGAAAACGTACCGCTCGCACAAGCCGATCGCGCTCCAACAATTGTGCTGATGGCTGGGTTGCAGGGTACTGGTAAAACGACTGCCACTGCCAAGCTAGCGTTACATTTACGTAAATTGGAGCGCAGTTGTTTGATGGTAGCAACAGATATCTACCGTCCGGCGGCTATTGACCAGTTAGTCACATTAGGCAAACAAATTGAAGTCCCTGTCTTTGAGATGGGAATCGATGCCAATCCAGTAGAAATTGCGCGACAGGGTGTAGAACGCGCTAAAGCAGAAGGTGTTGATACAGTTATTATTGATACTGCGGGTCGATTGCAAATAGATGAAGACATGATGGCGGAATTAGCCCGAATTAAAGAGGTTGTTCGGCCCCATGAAACGCTGTTGGTTGTGGATGCCATGACCGGACAAGAAGCAGCAAATCTTACCCGTACATTCCACCAACAAATAGGTATTACTGGTGCAATTTTAACCAAGATGGATGGTGATAGCCGTGGTGGGGCAGCACTTTCTGTACGGCAAATTTCCGGTTCGCCAATTAAGTTTGTAGGTGTTGGGGAAAAAGTTGAAGCGCTCCAACCGTTCTATCCCGATCGCATGGCTTCGCGCATTTTAGGTATGGGCGATGTCCTTACCTTAGTAGAAAAAGCACAAGAAGAAATTGACCTAGCCGATGCTGAGAAGATGCAGGAGAAAATCCTGTCAGCAAAGTTTGATTTTACCGACTTTCTCAAGCAGATGCGCCTGCTGAAGAATATGGGTTCTCTGGGCGGTCTTCTCAAACTGATACCGGGAATGAACAAGATTTCTGACGACCAACTTCGTCAAGGAGAAACCCAACTCAAGCGTTGCGAAGCGATGATCAATTCTATGACAGCCGAAGAGCGTCGCGATCCCGATTTGTTAGCCAGTTCCCCCAGCCGTCGCAAGCGCATTGCCAAAGGTTCTGGTTATAAAGAGACCGATGTGAGCAAGTTGGTTGGTGACTTCCAAAAAATGCGTAATCTCATGCAGCAGATGGGACAAGGGCGTTTCCCAGGAGGAATGCCAGGAATGTTTGGTGGAGGTGGTATGGGCGATCCCTATGCAGCCAGTAACCGCCCAGCCGCTCCAGGTTGGCGCGGTTACACTGGTGGAGCCAGCCCCAAAAAGAAACCTAAAAAGGACAAAAAAAAGAAAGGGTTTGGGACACTTTAG
- the rpsP gene encoding 30S ribosomal protein S16, whose translation MIKLRLKRYGKKREASYRIIAIQSLARRDGRPLEELGFYNPRTDEVKLDVPGIVKRLQQGAQPTDTVRRILQKANVFEQVSAKATS comes from the coding sequence ATGATTAAACTGCGCTTGAAGCGATACGGTAAAAAGCGGGAAGCGAGTTACCGCATAATCGCAATTCAAAGCCTCGCTCGCCGCGATGGTCGTCCCCTAGAAGAACTGGGATTCTATAACCCCAGAACAGATGAAGTAAAATTGGACGTTCCCGGCATCGTCAAGCGGCTACAACAAGGCGCTCAACCAACAGATACAGTGCGTCGCATCCTGCAAAAAGCCAATGTCTTTGAACAGGTCAGTGCAAAAGCTACATCATAA
- a CDS encoding DUF4332 domain-containing protein, translating into MTLKQKTRVGTISSCDWPLAQLPGLSQEEQSQLENCGITTTAALIKHGKNPATKLALANKLQIHVQYIHKWVALADLARIPSVGTQYCGLLLHAGVISATQLAAIPVHKLHKQILRLVVATMQSRDLCPSVEQVQQWSYQAKVLIANC; encoded by the coding sequence ATGACCCTAAAGCAAAAAACAAGAGTAGGTACTATTTCATCCTGCGATTGGCCGCTCGCGCAACTACCCGGACTGAGCCAAGAAGAACAATCTCAACTGGAGAATTGCGGTATTACGACTACAGCCGCATTGATTAAACATGGAAAAAATCCAGCAACTAAATTAGCGCTAGCAAACAAATTACAAATTCACGTTCAGTACATTCATAAATGGGTAGCTTTAGCCGATTTAGCCCGCATCCCCAGTGTGGGAACACAATATTGCGGGTTATTACTCCATGCTGGTGTAATCTCCGCAACACAGTTAGCAGCTATTCCCGTTCACAAACTACACAAACAAATCTTACGCCTTGTAGTTGCAACAATGCAAAGTCGGGATTTATGCCCTTCTGTCGAGCAAGTTCAACAGTGGAGCTATCAAGCAAAAGTACTAATTGCTAATTGCTAA
- a CDS encoding M16 family metallopeptidase gives MLNLTEAATAAKHYTELQFPKLPEVKLPKYERYVLNNGMVVYLMENHELPLVSGSAMIRTGDRFEPGDKVGLAQLTGTVMRSGGTLKHSPDELNQLLEQRAASVETGIGEASGSAGFEALTEDVDTVFGLFAEVLREPAFAQDKLDLAKTQVRGSISRRNDDPDDIANREFQKLIYGKESPYARTVEYETLNNISREDLVQFYQQSFYPNNIILGIVGDFDSQKMRSLIQAKLGDWKANPKISKPQLPPVSQAKKGGVFFVNQPQLTQSNILIGHLGGLLSNPDYPALDVLNGVLTGFGGRLFNEVRSRQGLAYSVYGSWSPRYDYPGMFIAGGQTRSNATVQFVKAVQAQIKRLQVEQVTPQELSFAKESTLNSFVFNFEDPAQTLSRLMRYEYYGYPSDFLFRYQKAVAATTAADVLRVAKQYLKPENMVTLVVGNQTAINPPLTQLSAEVTPIDVTIPGSPRPQAAVN, from the coding sequence ATGCTGAATCTTACAGAAGCGGCGACGGCAGCTAAGCACTATACAGAATTGCAATTTCCAAAGCTCCCTGAGGTAAAATTGCCAAAGTACGAACGGTATGTGCTGAATAACGGTATGGTCGTGTATTTGATGGAAAATCACGAATTGCCGTTGGTGAGTGGTTCGGCAATGATACGTACAGGCGATCGCTTTGAACCAGGAGATAAAGTTGGTTTGGCTCAGTTAACCGGTACAGTCATGCGTTCTGGGGGAACTTTGAAACATTCTCCAGATGAGCTCAACCAATTGTTAGAACAACGAGCAGCTTCCGTAGAAACGGGTATCGGTGAAGCTTCTGGGAGTGCTGGCTTTGAAGCACTGACGGAAGATGTAGATACGGTTTTTGGGTTGTTTGCGGAAGTTCTGCGGGAACCAGCATTTGCTCAAGACAAGTTAGACTTGGCAAAAACTCAAGTACGGGGTTCTATTTCCCGCCGCAATGACGATCCGGATGACATTGCCAATCGAGAATTTCAAAAATTGATCTACGGAAAAGAAAGCCCTTATGCTCGCACGGTAGAGTATGAGACGTTAAATAATATCTCGCGTGAGGATTTAGTTCAGTTTTACCAGCAATCTTTTTACCCGAATAATATCATTTTGGGGATTGTAGGGGATTTTGACTCGCAAAAAATGCGATCGCTCATTCAAGCAAAGCTAGGCGATTGGAAAGCTAACCCCAAAATCAGTAAACCCCAATTACCTCCCGTGTCCCAAGCAAAAAAAGGTGGTGTCTTTTTTGTCAACCAGCCCCAATTGACTCAGAGTAATATCTTGATCGGACACCTAGGAGGGCTTTTGAGCAATCCCGATTATCCAGCGTTGGATGTGTTAAACGGGGTGTTAACTGGGTTTGGCGGGCGCTTGTTTAATGAAGTGCGTTCCCGTCAGGGTTTAGCTTATTCGGTGTATGGTTCTTGGAGTCCCCGATACGATTACCCTGGAATGTTTATTGCAGGCGGACAAACCCGTTCTAATGCTACGGTACAATTTGTGAAAGCCGTTCAAGCACAAATCAAGCGTTTGCAAGTAGAACAGGTGACACCACAAGAATTGTCTTTTGCGAAAGAATCTACTCTTAATTCTTTTGTCTTCAATTTTGAAGACCCCGCTCAAACACTGTCACGCCTCATGCGATATGAGTATTACGGCTATCCGTCTGATTTCCTCTTCCGCTATCAAAAAGCGGTAGCTGCAACGACAGCTGCTGATGTTCTCCGAGTTGCGAAGCAGTATCTTAAGCCTGAAAATATGGTCACGTTAGTAGTAGGCAATCAAACAGCTATTAACCCACCTTTGACACAGCTATCAGCAGAGGTGACACCGATAGATGTTACTATTCCCGGTTCGCCAAGACCTCAAGCCGCTGTCAATTAG
- a CDS encoding PhoH family protein, whose product MTNNLTIQLPNIPSAIALAGEGENNLKVLARQTGATLVLRGQELYISGTEKQIDLASRLVRSLEDLWSHGNNITSTDISTACDALNTHREDELLDLQRHVIARTRKGEEVRAKTLRQRQYVHALSKNDLIFCTGPAGTGKTFLAVVVAVQALLANQFEKLILTRPAVEAGERLGFLPGDLQQKVNPYLRPLYDAINEFIDPEKVPSLMERGVIEVAPLAYMRGRTLNNAFVIVDEAQNTTPSQMKMVLTRLGFNSRMVVTGDITQTDLPPNQQSGLTLATRILEHVKGIAFCKFSQKDVVRHPLVQEIVAAYERYEDNH is encoded by the coding sequence ATGACTAATAACTTAACAATTCAACTACCGAATATACCAAGTGCGATCGCACTGGCTGGCGAAGGAGAAAATAATCTCAAAGTACTTGCCCGACAAACAGGTGCAACTTTAGTACTGCGGGGGCAAGAACTTTATATTTCCGGAACAGAAAAGCAAATTGACTTAGCCAGTCGATTAGTGCGATCGCTTGAAGACCTTTGGAGCCATGGCAATAATATTACCAGTACGGATATATCAACAGCCTGTGATGCCCTCAATACGCATCGAGAGGATGAACTACTAGACTTACAGCGACATGTCATTGCTAGGACGCGCAAAGGCGAAGAAGTACGAGCTAAAACTTTGCGACAACGGCAGTATGTTCATGCACTCAGCAAGAACGATCTCATCTTTTGCACGGGTCCTGCAGGCACTGGTAAAACATTTCTAGCAGTTGTTGTTGCCGTACAAGCACTCCTTGCCAATCAATTTGAAAAACTTATCTTAACTCGTCCTGCTGTAGAAGCAGGTGAAAGACTTGGTTTTTTACCTGGGGATTTACAGCAAAAAGTCAATCCCTATTTGCGCCCGCTTTACGACGCTATCAATGAATTTATCGATCCAGAAAAAGTCCCATCTTTAATGGAAAGAGGCGTAATTGAAGTTGCTCCCCTGGCTTATATGCGGGGGCGTACACTCAACAACGCTTTTGTCATAGTGGATGAAGCCCAAAACACAACACCATCTCAAATGAAAATGGTTTTGACTCGTTTGGGTTTCAATTCTCGTATGGTTGTGACAGGCGATATTACACAAACGGATCTTCCGCCCAACCAACAATCAGGCTTAACACTGGCAACACGTATTTTAGAACATGTCAAAGGCATTGCTTTTTGCAAATTCTCCCAAAAAGATGTGGTGCGCCATCCTCTTGTTCAGGAAATTGTTGCCGCCTACGAGCGTTATGAAGATAATCATTAG
- a CDS encoding peptidylprolyl isomerase: protein MLSCLNISLNDILFQLKVSYQMPGLIEAIAARKIIMNSAREAGIQVDITSLQQAADSLRLANNLLKAEDTWAWLQKHHLTLEEFEQLAETNLLSAQLANHLFADKVEPFFYEHQLDYLAAVTYEVVLDDEDVACELFYALIEREISFQEVARKYIKNPELRRAGGYRGVRYRTNFPAEIAALVFAANPPQLLKPIVTSQGVHLLSVEEIIQPELNQQLHFKIMTDLFSAWLKEQIAEIEIVTQFEPDSSYSQTVPELLKLA from the coding sequence ATGTTAAGTTGTTTGAATATCTCCCTTAATGATATCCTTTTTCAGTTGAAAGTTTCCTATCAAATGCCAGGATTAATAGAAGCGATCGCCGCTCGTAAAATTATTATGAATTCTGCTCGAGAAGCAGGTATTCAAGTCGATATAACCTCACTACAACAAGCAGCAGATAGCTTGCGATTAGCCAACAATTTGCTGAAAGCAGAAGATACCTGGGCGTGGCTGCAAAAACATCATCTTACTTTAGAGGAATTTGAACAATTAGCAGAAACAAATCTGTTGTCTGCACAATTAGCTAACCATTTATTTGCAGACAAAGTTGAACCCTTCTTTTACGAACATCAACTGGATTACTTGGCTGCTGTTACCTATGAAGTTGTCTTAGACGATGAAGATGTAGCCTGTGAGCTTTTTTATGCTCTTATAGAGCGCGAAATCAGTTTCCAAGAAGTAGCCCGTAAATATATCAAAAATCCCGAACTACGTCGTGCTGGTGGATATCGCGGTGTACGATATCGTACTAACTTTCCAGCGGAAATCGCTGCTCTTGTCTTTGCTGCAAATCCCCCACAATTACTCAAACCCATAGTAACTTCTCAAGGTGTTCATCTCTTGAGTGTTGAGGAAATTATTCAACCGGAATTAAATCAGCAACTGCATTTTAAGATTATGACTGATTTGTTTTCTGCATGGTTAAAGGAACAAATTGCGGAAATAGAAATTGTCACGCAGTTTGAACCAGATTCTTCTTATTCTCAAACCGTCCCAGAACTTTTAAAACTTGCTTAA
- a CDS encoding TetR/AcrR family transcriptional regulator, producing MRVFNSPPPSEAQTRDRILKAARRLFASQGFDGTTTRDLAQAAGVAEGTLFRHFSNKKAILVEVATQGWVEILTDLLTELSEMGSYKAVAQVMRRRMWNMQKNADLMRVCFMEAQFHPDLRDRIQLEVITKMTDVAEAFFQTAMDKGVYRKMDANLVAKVFLGMFAVAGFSNNTLMEPDASPKEMQEMAEGLADIFLNGVLIKD from the coding sequence ATGCGAGTTTTTAATTCTCCCCCACCCTCAGAAGCGCAAACACGCGATCGCATTCTCAAGGCGGCTAGACGTTTGTTTGCCTCTCAAGGATTTGATGGTACGACCACCCGCGATCTAGCACAAGCAGCTGGTGTTGCAGAAGGTACTCTGTTCCGTCATTTTTCCAATAAAAAGGCGATTTTAGTTGAGGTAGCGACTCAAGGATGGGTAGAAATTCTAACGGACTTGCTGACAGAATTAAGTGAAATGGGCAGTTATAAAGCCGTTGCTCAAGTTATGCGCCGTCGGATGTGGAATATGCAGAAGAATGCCGATCTCATGCGGGTTTGTTTTATGGAGGCACAATTTCATCCCGATTTGCGCGATCGCATTCAGCTAGAAGTCATTACAAAAATGACAGACGTTGCAGAGGCGTTTTTTCAAACGGCTATGGATAAAGGAGTTTATCGGAAAATGGATGCCAACCTCGTTGCTAAAGTTTTCTTAGGGATGTTTGCCGTTGCGGGCTTTTCCAACAATACTTTGATGGAACCTGATGCTTCTCCAAAAGAAATGCAGGAAATGGCAGAAGGACTAGCAGATATTTTTCTCAATGGAGTGTTAATAAAAGATTAA
- a CDS encoding KH domain-containing protein, with amino-acid sequence MSLNRSVQKLHHNNIAQKSPATSPDYVGLVRFLMQPFLDSPESLSVDCELTQTHKRAWIRIAFDGTDKGKVFGRGGRNIQAIRTVIAAAAQAAGQSVYLDIYGSTAGGREGLSFEDESEERLPPPKPRERRGNGPRPIVKTRFR; translated from the coding sequence ATGTCTTTGAACAGGTCAGTGCAAAAGCTACATCATAACAACATTGCACAGAAATCCCCAGCGACCAGTCCAGACTACGTTGGACTGGTACGGTTTCTCATGCAACCATTTTTGGATTCTCCCGAATCTTTAAGCGTCGATTGTGAACTGACTCAAACGCACAAACGTGCTTGGATTCGCATTGCCTTTGATGGCACAGATAAAGGAAAAGTGTTTGGTCGGGGCGGACGAAATATTCAAGCAATTCGCACGGTGATTGCCGCAGCCGCTCAAGCAGCTGGACAATCAGTCTACCTTGATATCTACGGCAGTACTGCTGGTGGACGAGAGGGTTTATCTTTTGAAGATGAAAGTGAAGAGCGATTGCCACCGCCAAAACCCAGAGAAAGACGCGGAAACGGACCCAGACCTATTGTAAAAACCCGCTTCCGATAG
- a CDS encoding pentapeptide repeat-containing protein → MANTDREQASSDQEAKAGASVLIKQLILFGFVSTVMLIITQGHPSILVVSLYLCLCALFFIKSTQKKFIQGLQEGLTVFQAQDSGNKESTEQEQDSHLNSLQEIMALTSQSQDATPVNLILASLNNAQLPGIDLGCAYLSGSSLNYADLSNANLCNSNLSDAQLIGANLSGAHLQKANLSSVRLVNANLSNANLKEANLSNANLSNANLKAANLSNANLSNADLKAANLSNANLTGVYFWSGNLSNAKLLGVNLSGAYMSSTKLRGANLQSAILRDTNLSEAKLKDAILVGSDLRNSNLSSANLKNADLRNANLEEANLEGANLEGADLRGANLLGAKLSCIKVDRSTQLESEWRLLWGLEVQESDRKMDLSRNSSQGSELHTPPASSSV, encoded by the coding sequence ATGGCTAATACCGATCGAGAACAGGCTAGTTCAGACCAAGAAGCTAAAGCTGGAGCGAGCGTGTTAATCAAGCAATTGATTTTATTCGGTTTTGTCTCTACAGTCATGCTAATAATTACACAAGGACATCCATCAATATTAGTTGTTAGTTTATATTTATGCTTGTGTGCTTTATTCTTTATAAAAAGCACACAAAAGAAATTTATCCAAGGCTTGCAAGAGGGTTTGACAGTATTCCAAGCTCAAGATTCAGGTAACAAAGAGAGTACAGAACAAGAACAGGACAGTCACCTTAATTCTCTTCAAGAAATTATGGCGTTAACATCTCAAAGTCAAGACGCTACTCCTGTTAATTTAATCCTTGCGAGCTTAAATAATGCTCAATTACCCGGTATCGACCTTGGTTGTGCTTATCTAAGTGGATCTAGCCTCAATTATGCCGATCTCAGTAACGCCAACTTGTGTAATAGCAATCTCAGTGATGCTCAATTAATTGGTGCAAATCTCAGTGGTGCTCACCTTCAGAAAGCAAACCTCAGCAGTGTTCGGCTAGTTAATGCCAATCTCAGCAATGCTAACTTAAAGGAAGCCAATCTCAGTAACGCCAACCTCAGCAATGCTAACTTAAAGGCAGCCAATCTCAGTAACGCCAACCTCAGCAATGCTGACTTAAAGGCAGCCAATCTCAGTAACGCTAATCTCACGGGTGTCTACTTTTGGAGCGGAAATCTCAGCAATGCCAAACTGTTAGGCGTCAATCTTAGTGGTGCTTATATGAGCAGTACCAAACTTAGGGGTGCAAACCTTCAAAGCGCAATTCTTCGGGATACCAATCTTAGTGAAGCCAAGCTCAAGGACGCTATCCTTGTTGGTTCTGATTTAAGGAACTCTAACCTCAGTAGTGCAAATTTGAAGAACGCTGACTTGAGGAACGCCAATTTAGAGGAGGCAAATTTAGAAGGGGCGAATTTAGAAGGGGCTGACCTTAGGGGAGCCAATTTACTCGGTGCCAAACTCAGTTGTATCAAAGTCGATCGCTCAACACAGCTAGAATCAGAATGGCGTCTTCTGTGGGGACTTGAGGTGCAAGAAAGCGATCGCAAGATGGACTTGAGCAGGAACAGTTCTCAAGGTAGTGAACTACATACACCGCCTGCAAGCAGCTCGGTGTAG
- the rpsU gene encoding 30S ribosomal protein S21, protein MAEVRLGENESIDSALRRFKKKIQKAGILSEVKRRERYEKPSLRRKRKAEVARKGGRY, encoded by the coding sequence GTGGCTGAAGTCCGTTTGGGTGAAAATGAGTCCATTGACTCAGCATTAAGGCGTTTTAAAAAGAAAATTCAAAAAGCCGGGATCTTATCCGAAGTCAAGCGTCGTGAAAGATACGAAAAACCCAGCTTGCGCCGAAAGCGCAAAGCAGAAGTTGCACGTAAAGGTGGTCGCTACTAA